One window of the Prochlorococcus marinus CUG1438 genome contains the following:
- a CDS encoding PDZ domain-containing protein, whose product MILFATTFSGVFFNNFAEATVLNNSYKEVIDHVWQIVYRDFLDSNGKFQKSNWINLRKEVLSKTYSDSNEAYDAIRDMLSKLDDSYTRFLEPREFSQMRIDTSGELTGVGIQIVKDKESDALIIISPLEGTPAFDAGIKARDKILSIDDISTEGMNIEDAVKLIRGQRGTKVKLEILRGSKSFFQTLSREKIEIKSVSSKVNQTKNGLLIGYLRIKQFNANASKETRNAIKDLETKKVSGYVLDLRSNPGGLLESSIDISRHFINKGIIVSTVSKDGLKETKRGNGQALTKKPLVVLVNEGSASASEIVSGAIKDNKRGKLVGKKTFGKGLVQSMRTLVDGSGLTVTVAKYLTPNGTDINKSGIIPDIEVKMNINPILPREIGTRKDKQYRVGEKELINIINRNNQISEFRPNTTNLNALLKINNEDKVFSLN is encoded by the coding sequence ATAATTCTTTTTGCGACAACCTTTTCTGGGGTATTTTTTAATAATTTTGCAGAAGCAACAGTTTTAAATAATAGTTATAAAGAAGTAATTGATCATGTTTGGCAAATTGTATATAGAGATTTTCTTGATTCAAACGGGAAATTTCAAAAGTCTAATTGGATTAATCTAAGAAAAGAAGTTTTATCAAAAACATATTCAGACAGCAATGAAGCATATGATGCGATTAGAGATATGCTTTCCAAATTAGATGATTCTTATACAAGATTTTTAGAACCTAGGGAATTTAGTCAAATGCGAATTGATACCTCTGGTGAATTGACTGGAGTAGGTATCCAAATAGTTAAAGATAAAGAATCTGATGCTTTAATAATTATTTCACCCTTAGAGGGCACCCCTGCATTTGATGCTGGAATTAAAGCTAGAGATAAAATATTATCGATAGATGATATTTCTACTGAAGGAATGAATATAGAGGATGCCGTGAAATTAATTAGAGGACAAAGAGGTACTAAAGTTAAACTTGAAATTCTTAGAGGTTCCAAATCATTTTTTCAGACTTTATCAAGAGAAAAGATTGAAATAAAATCTGTATCAAGTAAAGTCAATCAAACCAAAAACGGCTTATTAATTGGCTATTTAAGGATTAAACAATTTAATGCAAATGCATCAAAAGAGACTAGAAATGCTATCAAGGATTTAGAAACAAAAAAAGTTTCAGGATATGTTCTTGACTTGAGAAGTAATCCTGGCGGTTTATTAGAATCAAGCATTGATATCTCAAGGCACTTTATAAACAAAGGAATAATAGTAAGTACGGTTAGTAAAGATGGTTTAAAAGAAACAAAAAGAGGAAACGGTCAAGCTTTAACAAAAAAGCCCTTAGTCGTTTTAGTTAATGAGGGTTCTGCTAGCGCTAGTGAAATAGTTTCTGGTGCAATAAAAGATAACAAAAGAGGAAAATTAGTAGGGAAGAAAACTTTTGGCAAAGGTCTAGTTCAATCTATGAGAACATTAGTTGATGGTTCAGGGTTAACTGTTACAGTCGCTAAGTATTTAACTCCTAACGGCACTGATATAAACAAATCTGGAATTATTCCAGACATAGAAGTAAAAATGAATATCAACCCTATTCTTCCAAGAGAGATTGGGACAAGAAAAGATAAACAATATAGAGTTGGCGAAAAAGAGCTAATAAATATAATTAATAGAAACAATCAGATAAGTGAATTTAGACCAAACACTACAAACCTTAATGCATTATTGAAAATTAATAATGAAGATAAAGTATTTTCATTAAATTAA
- the nadA gene encoding quinolinate synthase NadA translates to MTSTAKQKSVQNDEDLISEIKERCKKANAIILAHYYQAPEIQEIADFIGDSLDLSRKAANNDADIIIFCGVHFMAETAKILSPKKTVLLPDIDAGCSLADDCPPDKFQKFREENPDHFVVSYINCTADVKAQSDLICTSSNAVELVNKIPEDKKIIFAPDQNLGRWVQKNSGRNLKLWPGSCIVHESFSEEALLKLKYQNPEAKVIAHPECNQNLLILSDFIGSTSRLLDFVTKDSSKTYLVLTEPGIIHQMKKKEPNKIFIEVPDIEGCKCNECPYMKLNTLEKILDCLKNNSPSIELDPEIIRRAYLPIKRMLDMSN, encoded by the coding sequence ATAACTTCTACTGCAAAACAGAAATCAGTTCAAAATGATGAGGATTTGATTTCTGAGATAAAGGAGCGTTGCAAAAAAGCTAATGCAATTATTCTTGCGCACTATTATCAAGCTCCAGAGATTCAGGAAATTGCAGATTTCATTGGCGATTCATTAGATCTATCTAGGAAAGCTGCAAATAATGATGCTGATATAATAATTTTTTGCGGTGTGCACTTTATGGCCGAAACCGCAAAAATACTTAGCCCAAAGAAAACAGTCTTATTACCGGATATAGACGCCGGATGCTCATTAGCAGACGATTGTCCACCAGATAAGTTTCAAAAGTTCAGGGAAGAGAATCCAGACCACTTTGTAGTAAGTTACATAAATTGCACTGCGGATGTAAAAGCGCAAAGTGATTTGATATGTACAAGCAGTAACGCAGTTGAATTAGTTAACAAGATACCTGAAGATAAAAAGATAATCTTTGCACCAGATCAGAATCTTGGGAGATGGGTACAAAAAAATTCTGGCAGAAATCTCAAATTATGGCCAGGCAGCTGCATTGTTCATGAATCATTTAGTGAAGAAGCTTTATTAAAATTAAAATACCAAAATCCGGAAGCAAAAGTTATTGCCCATCCTGAATGTAATCAAAATTTGCTAATTCTCTCGGACTTTATTGGATCTACCAGTAGGTTGCTTGATTTCGTCACCAAAGATTCATCTAAAACTTACTTGGTATTAACTGAACCTGGAATAATACATCAAATGAAGAAGAAAGAACCCAATAAAATCTTTATAGAAGTTCCAGACATAGAAGGTTGTAAATGTAACGAGTGTCCATATATGAAATTAAATACTTTAGAAAAAATTCTAGATTGTTTGAAAAATAATTCTCCATCAATCGAACTTGACCCAGAAATAATAAGAAGAGCCTATTTACCAATAAAGAGAATGCTGGATATGAGTAATTAA
- a CDS encoding TIGR04168 family protein, translating into MVGDCHGQWSELDLKVLSIVNPNIVLFVGDISDGSIKIIKKINEIKIPTFVILGNHDRGKDSTGETLSKQIRVLGEKYCAWDLKVFNNQINLLSARPCSSGGGYYLSKEVKGVYGPITEQDSINKIIKCSEKSIEDIPLIIISHAGPSGLGSEPKSICGKDWKLPSLDWGDRDLSVAISQIQKRRKVDLVIFGHMHNRLKRNLGLREMFKIDSKGTIYFNTAVVPRYKTDEDGKLLINFSWIEFEKKGLSHVSHRWYSESGEIREEDKFF; encoded by the coding sequence ATTGTTGGTGACTGTCATGGTCAATGGTCTGAATTAGACTTGAAAGTTTTATCGATTGTCAACCCAAATATTGTTTTATTTGTTGGTGATATTTCTGATGGGAGCATCAAGATAATTAAAAAAATCAATGAGATCAAAATTCCTACTTTTGTGATTCTAGGAAATCATGATAGAGGGAAAGATTCTACAGGGGAAACTCTCTCAAAGCAGATACGTGTTCTTGGTGAAAAATATTGTGCATGGGATTTGAAAGTTTTTAATAATCAAATAAATTTATTGTCTGCAAGACCCTGTAGTTCTGGCGGCGGCTATTATCTTTCGAAAGAAGTTAAAGGTGTTTATGGACCTATCACCGAACAAGATTCAATAAATAAAATCATCAAATGTTCAGAAAAGAGTATCGAAGATATACCTTTAATAATTATTTCTCATGCTGGCCCCTCGGGTTTAGGCTCAGAACCTAAAAGCATTTGTGGGAAAGACTGGAAATTACCCTCATTAGATTGGGGAGATAGAGATTTGTCTGTAGCTATTTCTCAAATACAAAAGAGAAGAAAAGTTGATCTTGTCATTTTTGGTCATATGCACAACCGGCTTAAAAGAAATCTTGGTTTAAGAGAGATGTTTAAAATTGATAGCAAAGGGACAATTTATTTCAATACTGCTGTGGTGCCAAGATATAAAACTGATGAAGATGGGAAATTACTAATTAACTTTTCATGGATTGAGTTTGAAAAAAAGGGATTGAGTCATGTTTCTCATCGATGGTATTCAGAGTCTGGTGAAATTCGTGAAGAAGATAAATTTTTTTAG
- a CDS encoding TPM domain-containing protein, with the protein MPSKINYLLGIFLSILVLISHKPVLALNNPNLLPEEKTPVIDLAKTLSPIQKKSLEEKLNNLEIESGWKIKYLSQFESSPGSAIKDYWDLDETSLLVVADPRGGNLLNFNVGEAYFNFMPRLFWVELQTRFGNQYYVKDHGEDGAVLDAIDSVKICLERGGCQVVPGLPKEQYIWTLCTSILGGLVAGFASAPRKEGQVISIGFLALLSPLWGMLFGIFGLAPIISRTNDLLPLFKNGLAFTAAGIAGYILSQTLFSRYEKPKNT; encoded by the coding sequence ATGCCTTCAAAGATTAACTATTTATTAGGAATATTTCTATCTATATTAGTTTTAATTTCACATAAACCCGTTTTAGCTTTAAATAATCCAAATCTCTTACCAGAAGAAAAAACACCCGTAATTGATTTAGCAAAAACATTAAGCCCTATTCAGAAAAAATCTTTAGAGGAAAAGCTCAACAATCTAGAAATTGAAAGTGGGTGGAAAATTAAATATTTATCTCAGTTTGAGAGTTCACCTGGTAGTGCAATAAAGGACTATTGGGATTTAGATGAAACAAGTTTGTTGGTTGTTGCGGACCCTAGAGGAGGAAATTTACTGAACTTTAATGTCGGAGAAGCTTATTTTAATTTTATGCCAAGGTTATTTTGGGTTGAACTTCAAACAAGATTTGGCAACCAATATTATGTTAAAGATCACGGTGAGGATGGTGCCGTATTAGATGCAATTGATTCAGTAAAGATTTGCCTCGAAAGAGGAGGATGCCAAGTTGTCCCTGGCCTACCCAAAGAGCAATATATATGGACTTTATGTACATCGATTCTTGGAGGTTTAGTAGCAGGTTTTGCATCTGCCCCAAGAAAAGAAGGTCAAGTCATATCAATTGGATTTTTAGCTCTTCTTTCTCCTTTATGGGGAATGTTATTTGGAATTTTTGGTTTGGCACCGATAATATCCAGAACAAATGATTTATTACCTTTATTTAAAAATGGTTTAGCTTTTACAGCCGCAGGAATTGCGGGTTATATCTTGTCTCAAACTTTATTTTCAAGATATGAAAAGCCCAAAAATACTTAA
- a CDS encoding SAM-dependent methyltransferase → MNSLPANNPDWLVKKIIKMGGTISFYDFMNFALNDPINGYYGSGKAELGVRGDFVTSPSLSDDFAFLVGKQIKDWLIQFKISFLSNQKLAVTEFGAGDGSFMSGLIKYFLENNKNFLDGVSFVIIEPNEGMVEKQKNKLEEFLNLGIDILWKGLEEVEENNINGIVIANEVLDALPVERITFSKGKLIRQAVSIDKKSHKLFFDEMPITSELDKSIELAKSELGITIPPEEAPEGWTTEWHVDNSKWLEAIYGKINNGILLIIDYAKEAKKYYNSKNSDGTIVSYANQKMMNNVLDSPGNCDLTSHVCIETLINDAETLGFNTLGITKQGEALLALGLAERLYGIQKEFKEDLSNALLRREALLRLVDPVCLGNFKWFAFNKFKEKKMNINSICLR, encoded by the coding sequence ATGAATAGCTTACCTGCGAATAATCCAGATTGGTTAGTAAAAAAAATAATAAAAATGGGTGGGACTATAAGTTTTTATGACTTTATGAATTTTGCATTAAATGATCCTATTAATGGTTATTACGGCAGCGGTAAAGCTGAGTTAGGCGTTCGAGGCGATTTTGTTACATCACCCTCTTTATCTGATGACTTTGCTTTTTTGGTTGGTAAACAAATAAAAGATTGGCTAATTCAGTTCAAAATTAGTTTTTTATCTAATCAGAAATTAGCTGTAACTGAATTTGGAGCTGGAGATGGAAGCTTTATGAGTGGATTAATTAAATATTTTTTAGAAAACAACAAGAATTTTTTAGATGGAGTTTCTTTTGTGATTATTGAACCTAATGAAGGGATGGTAGAAAAACAAAAAAATAAATTAGAGGAATTTTTAAACTTAGGTATTGATATTTTATGGAAAGGTTTAGAAGAAGTAGAGGAAAATAATATAAATGGAATAGTTATTGCAAATGAGGTTTTAGATGCTTTGCCAGTAGAGAGAATAACCTTCTCAAAGGGAAAATTAATTCGACAAGCAGTTTCTATAGACAAAAAATCTCATAAATTATTTTTTGATGAAATGCCAATTACAAGTGAATTGGATAAAAGTATTGAACTTGCTAAAAGCGAGTTAGGAATTACTATTCCGCCTGAAGAAGCTCCTGAAGGATGGACCACCGAATGGCATGTAGATAATTCAAAATGGTTAGAAGCTATTTATGGAAAAATTAATAATGGTATTTTATTGATAATTGATTACGCTAAAGAAGCTAAAAAATACTATAACTCTAAGAATTCTGATGGGACGATAGTTTCTTATGCAAATCAAAAAATGATGAATAATGTCCTAGATTCTCCTGGAAATTGCGATTTAACATCTCATGTTTGTATAGAAACTTTAATTAATGATGCTGAGACTCTTGGATTTAATACTCTTGGAATAACTAAACAAGGAGAGGCTTTGTTGGCACTTGGATTGGCAGAAAGACTTTATGGAATTCAGAAGGAATTTAAGGAGGATTTATCAAATGCTCTTTTAAGAAGAGAGGCATTACTTAGACTCGTTGATCCTGTATGTCTAGGTAATTTTAAGTGGTTTGCTTTTAATAAGTTTAAGGAGAAGAAAATGAATATAAATTCAATCTGTTTGCGTTAA